In Desulfoferula mesophila, the genomic window GGCCAGGTAGTGTGGGTCCACCTCTTGCCAGGGCAGGCCCAGGATGTCGGCCAGGGAAGCGGCCACCCGGCTGGGGTTCAGCTCGCCCAGGGGCGGCTTGTGCCCGGTGTCCTGGCCGTAGAAATCCTTGAACCCCAGGCGGCGCGCCTGCTGGGCGTAGAGGGCCTTGACGTTGCCCTCCAGGTGGGGGTCCACCTCCTCGGCGAAGAGGATCTTGTCGGCCCGCTCCAGGTGGGTGAGGATCAGCTCTTGGTCCAGGGGCCAGGTGGCTCCCAGGTGCAGGATGCCCACCCGCTCGGCCGCGCCCACCAGGCGGCGGGCCTCGTCGGCGTACAGGCGGCTGGAGCCGCTGGCGATCACCAAGAGCTGGGGGCGCGAGGGGCCGTCGTAATAATTGACCCCCGCGGCGCTCAATATCTCTCCGGCCCGGGCCAGCTTATCCAGCATCACCTGGTGGCGGGGCACCACCGGGATGGTGAACCAGCGTTGGCTGGGGTCCCAGTAGGGCTTGGGCCGGGCCTCGGGCAGGGGGCCGGGAGTCACTCCGGCCCTGGTGTGACTCAGGCGGGCCAGGCCCCTGAGCACCACCAGGTTGCCGATCTGCTCGCTGAGCTCGAAGGCCAGCTTGGTCAGGCGCAGGCACTCGGCCGGGGTGGCCGGCTCCAAAAGGGGCAGGCAGGCCAGGCGGGCGATGAAGCGGGCGTCCTGCTCGTTGGTGGAGCTGACCCCCGAGGGGTCGTCGCAGGTGACCAGGACCAGACCGCCCCGGGAGCCGCTGATGGTCAGGTTGCAGATGAAGTCCTGGGCCACGTTGACCCCGTTCTGCTTCATGGAGGCCATGCCCCGGAGCCCGGCGTAGCTGGCCGCCGCGGCGCTCTCCAAGGCCACCTTTTCGTTGGTGGACCACTCCACGTAGATGCCCGCCGAGGCCGCCGAGTCGGCCAGGGTCTGCAAAATTTCGCTGCTGGGGTTACCCGGATAGGCGGCGGCCAGCGACACTCCGGCCTCCAAGGCCCCCCGGGCGATGGCCTCGTTGCCCTGCATGAGCACCTTTTGGCCGGGGGTCAGCTTGCTGATGTCAGCCATGGCGGCGCTCCTCGCTCCAGGCGGCGGCGCGCTTGCGCTTGGCCGCGGCCGCCTGGTTCAGATGCTCCAACGAGGCGGGGTCGGCCGGTTCCAGCTCCAATAGGCCCTTGCCGGCGGCCAACTCCAGGAGCCCGGTCCCGGCGTGGGTGCGGGACAGGATGGTGTTCCAGCCCGGCTTGCCCTCGCAGGCCCCCACGCTCAGGTCCGCCCCCTCGCTGGTCAAGTCGCCGCACCCGGCGCAGCCGGGGTAGCTCAGGGCCCGCACCTCTTCCAGGGGGATTTCGTGATACCCCCCGTTGCCCCAGACCTGGAAGACGCCCGCCGGAGGGGGCGGGAAGTCGGCCCGGTCCAGGGGAGGGCGCACCCCGTGGCGGGCCAGCAGGTCGCGCAGGCCCCGCCAGGGCAGGTTCATGGTGCAGAAAAGGCCGATCACCAGATGGAGGCGTTCAGCGGCCGGGTTGGGCCGGGGCGCGGCCCGCATGGCCGAGATCGCCTGCACCTGGCAGGGCAGGCCCACCACGGCCAGGGGGTGGGAGGCGTCCTCTTCCAAGGCCTGGTTGAGGCGGCCCAAGGCCCCGCCACCCGCGTAGACCGAGCCCGCCGCGCCCAAAACCCCGACCCGTTCGCTGGCCCGGATGCCCTGGGGGGCGCCCCGGAGGCCGGCGGCGGTGACCACCGCCTCGCCTACCATGGACTGCTCCAGGGCCAGGGCCAGCAGTTCGCTGACCACCCCGCCGTATTGCGCCCGGCCCTCCAGGTCGGGGGCGGTGGCCCGGCCCTGCCAGGCCCCCAGCACCGGCCCCAGGGTCCCCTGGCTTTCGCCCAGGGCGTCCCGTTGGGCCACGGGGCAAAAACTGTAGCACCGGCCGCTGGTTAGCCCGCAGGCATCCGGAGCGGCCACCTGGCCGTCCATGAAAATGAGGTGGGGGCAAAGGCCCAGGCAGGCCCCGCAGGCCACGCACAGGCCGGGCTCGATGACCTCGGCCAGCAGGCGCCCGAGCGCGGCGGGCTGGGGGGCGGGTGAAGCGACGGGTCGGACCATGGTCAGCCTCCCCTGGAGGTGATAGAATCCGCTCTCACCAATAGCAGGGCCGTGACCAAAAAGCAACGCCCCGCATTTGACGGTTATTAGCTATTGCGTAGCGAATTTTTTACCATATAATATGTCACAACCGGCTCTTAGGAGTCGGCGGCTTTCAGAGGAAGGCGGCCTGGGGCGCCGGGTCCTTTAGAGAGGACGTGGCGGCGGGGTGCCTTCTTCTGGGATGAGCGGGCATAACTCAGTTGGTAGAGTACGAGCTTCCCAAGCTTGAAGTCGCGGGTTCGAGCCCCGTTGCCCGCTCCACTTTGACCTAGCCGAACCATTCCCGGCTTAAGGGCCGCGGCTGGGCCGCGCGACCCAGGGCTGGGTTGTCCCTTTTTGAGGGGGTTTCCCGGCGCCGTCCTCCGGCGCGGGGGAGCTTGCTTCGATTAGTGGACCTGATCCAATCTGGCCGGCTTTTCCGGGCCACCGCGATGCGCGGACAGATTTGACGTGGTCCACGGCCTCGGGCGCACCCCGGGGTCCGGGGTGGCGGCTATTGCGGTTCGTCACCCTGGGGGAGGAAAACGCTTGGAGCCCACGGCACCGGCCAGCGACATGGAAAAGCGCCTCGGCGAATTGTTGGAGCCGGTGGTGCGTTCCGAGGGCCTGGTGCTGGTGGAGCTTTCCTGGCGGCGCGAGCGCGGCGGCCAGGTGCTGCGCCTTTGCGTGGATCGGCCCCAGGGAGGGGTGAGCCTGATCGAGTGCACCGAGCTTAGCCGCCAGGTGAGCGACCTGTTGGACGTGGAGGAACCCATCGAGGTTCCCTACAGCCTGGAGGTCAGTTCGCCGGGGCTCAACCGCAAGCTCAAGGACCCCCGCGAGTTCGACCTGTTCGCGGGAAGGCCCGCCCGCCTGGTGGTCAGCCCCCCGGAGGGCGGTACTCAGGTCGTCCAGGGGGTGCTCAAGGGCACCATGGGCCAGGACGTGTTGATCGAGGTGAAGGGCAAGGTAAAGGCCCTGCCCGTGGCCCAGGTGGCCAAGGCCAAGTTGGACCTTGATTTTTAGGGGGGCGCCGAGCGGCGCCGCCCATGCTCTTAGGTTGGGGAGAACCCAATGAGTGAACTTAAACGGATGATCGACCAGGTTTCGCGGGAAAAAGGCCTGGACCGCGAAATTCTCATCAACACCTTGGAAGAAGCCATGCGTTCGGCCGCGCGCCGCAAGCTGGGCTCCAAGGTGGAGGTGGACGTCGCCTACAACGACGACACCGGCGAGGTGGAGGTGTTCGAGTTCAAGGAAGTGGTTAACGAGGTGGACGACCCCGAGACCCAGATTTCCTTGGAGCACGGCCATCGCCTGGACCCCGACTGCGAGGTGGGCGACGAGCTGGGTGTGAAGGTGGACACCGCCGACTTCGGGCGCATCGCCGCCCAGAGCGCCAAGCAGGTCATCATCCAGCGCATGAAGGACGCCGAGCGCGATATCATCTTCGAGGACTTCAAGGACCGCAAGAGCGAGATCATCAACGGCATCGTGCAGCGCTTCGACAAGGGATCGATCATCGTGAACCTGGGCCGCACCGAGGCGGTGGTGCCTCCCCGGGAGCAGGTGCCCCGCGAGGGCTACCGCCCCGGCGACCGGGTACGGGCCTACGTGCTGGACGTCAAGCGCATCTCCCGCGGTCCCCAGATCGTCTTGAGCCGCACCCATCCGGGCTTCATCGAGGCCCTGTTCGAGTTGGAGGTGCCCGAGATCGCCGAGGGCATCGTGACCATCGAGGGCGTGGCCCGCGAGGCGGGCAGCCGCACCAAGCTGGGCGTGGCCAGCAACGACCGCGACGTGGACCCGGTGGGAGCCTGCGTGGGCATGAAGGGCAGCCGGGTGCAAGCGGTGGTGCAAGAGCTTAGGGGCGAGAAGATCGACATCATCGCCTGGGACCAGGACCCGGCCCGCTACGTGGTCAACGCCCTGGCCCCGGCCGAGATCAGCCGGGTGGTGGTGGACGAGGCCAACCAGACCATGGAGGTCATCGTGGCCGACGAGATGCTCAGCCTGGCCATCGGCCGCCGCGGGCAAAACGTGCGCCTGGCCTCCAAGCTCACCGGCTGGAAGATCGACGTGAAGAGCGAGACCCGCTACGGCGAGTCCCTGCGCGACGGCTATCGTTCGCTGCTGGACGTGGTGGGCGTCTCCGACGTGGGGGCCGACACCCTCTACCAGGCGGGCTACGGCTCGGCCGAGGCCCTGGCCGAGGCCGACCCCGAGGAACTGGCCGCCCTGCCGGACATCACCCCCGAGCGGGCCGCCGAACTCATCGCCGACGCCCAGCGTTATCTGCAGGAAGCCCCTCTGCGGGCCGCCGCCTCCGCCGCGGCTCCCACGGAGGAGACCGGCGCCTTGGCCGCGGTGCGCGAGGCCTGGAACGAGCTGGCCGGGCAGGCCAGCGGCGAAGACCAGCCCCTGGTGGAGGCCGAGACGGCTCTCGAAGAGGAGGCCGAGACGGCTCTCGAAGAGGAGGCCGAGACGGCTCTCGAAGAGGAGGCCGAGGCGGCCCCCGAAGAGGAGCCCGTAGCGGCTCCCGAAGAGGAGCCCGAGCCCGACCAGGCCCCAGAGTTGGAACGCAAAGAATAGGCCGCCCGAGAGGACAGGCCGACTCGCCCCCAATGGGGGGCTGCATAGGCCGCCAAGGGGCGGCCCCGGAAGCCGGAAATGAGCGGCTCCGCCCAGGAGAGACCGAGGAGATAATTGATGGCCAAAATGCGGGTATACGAGCTGGCCAAAGAGCTCAAGATCGATAACCGCGATTTGATTCGACAGCTTATCGAAATGGGCCTGGACGTGCGCAACCACATGAGCGCCCTCTCGCCGGAGGACGCCCAGATGGTGCGCGACAAGTTGAAGGCCGAGCGCAACGAAGTGGTGGAGGAAAAACGGGTCACCACCCAGGTTATCCGCCGCCGCCGCAAAAAGGTGGATACCGCCGAGGAAGCCGCCGCCCCGGAGGCGGAGGAGCTTTCCCCGGAGGAGACGGCCGAGCTCGAAGAGCCCGAGACTCTCCCCACCGACGAAGCCCCGGCCCAGCCGGAGCCCGCCGCCGAAGTCCAGGTGTCCGCCGAGTCCGAACCCGCGCCCACGG contains:
- a CDS encoding indolepyruvate ferredoxin oxidoreductase subunit alpha, coding for MADISKLTPGQKVLMQGNEAIARGALEAGVSLAAAYPGNPSSEILQTLADSAASAGIYVEWSTNEKVALESAAAASYAGLRGMASMKQNGVNVAQDFICNLTISGSRGGLVLVTCDDPSGVSSTNEQDARFIARLACLPLLEPATPAECLRLTKLAFELSEQIGNLVVLRGLARLSHTRAGVTPGPLPEARPKPYWDPSQRWFTIPVVPRHQVMLDKLARAGEILSAAGVNYYDGPSRPQLLVIASGSSRLYADEARRLVGAAERVGILHLGATWPLDQELILTHLERADKILFAEEVDPHLEGNVKALYAQQARRLGFKDFYGQDTGHKPPLGELNPSRVAASLADILGLPWQEVDPHYLARAREAQALVAPRQVGFCPGCPHRASFWSMKQVLAADGRQGIVSGDIGCYTMGVLPTGFERVNAVHCMGSGPGIASGLGKLRGQGFDQPVISVVGDSTFFHAALPALVNARWNNSDYVLVVLDNSATAMTGFQPHPGTGATAMGQAGTAVDVEQVCAGLDLPYSVVDPYDLEAAQEALYDALRSGGGLRVLIFRRACALVQNKRGGHPWQVSVDPELCRGEECGCNRFCTRVFRCPGLVFDRATGKTVVDEVVCVGCGVCAQICPAGAIQARPKEAAA
- a CDS encoding Coenzyme F420 hydrogenase/dehydrogenase, beta subunit C-terminal domain gives rise to the protein MVRPVASPAPQPAALGRLLAEVIEPGLCVACGACLGLCPHLIFMDGQVAAPDACGLTSGRCYSFCPVAQRDALGESQGTLGPVLGAWQGRATAPDLEGRAQYGGVVSELLALALEQSMVGEAVVTAAGLRGAPQGIRASERVGVLGAAGSVYAGGGALGRLNQALEEDASHPLAVVGLPCQVQAISAMRAAPRPNPAAERLHLVIGLFCTMNLPWRGLRDLLARHGVRPPLDRADFPPPPAGVFQVWGNGGYHEIPLEEVRALSYPGCAGCGDLTSEGADLSVGACEGKPGWNTILSRTHAGTGLLELAAGKGLLELEPADPASLEHLNQAAAAKRKRAAAWSEERRHG
- the rimP gene encoding ribosome maturation factor RimP, whose amino-acid sequence is MEPTAPASDMEKRLGELLEPVVRSEGLVLVELSWRRERGGQVLRLCVDRPQGGVSLIECTELSRQVSDLLDVEEPIEVPYSLEVSSPGLNRKLKDPREFDLFAGRPARLVVSPPEGGTQVVQGVLKGTMGQDVLIEVKGKVKALPVAQVAKAKLDLDF
- the nusA gene encoding transcription termination factor NusA produces the protein MSELKRMIDQVSREKGLDREILINTLEEAMRSAARRKLGSKVEVDVAYNDDTGEVEVFEFKEVVNEVDDPETQISLEHGHRLDPDCEVGDELGVKVDTADFGRIAAQSAKQVIIQRMKDAERDIIFEDFKDRKSEIINGIVQRFDKGSIIVNLGRTEAVVPPREQVPREGYRPGDRVRAYVLDVKRISRGPQIVLSRTHPGFIEALFELEVPEIAEGIVTIEGVAREAGSRTKLGVASNDRDVDPVGACVGMKGSRVQAVVQELRGEKIDIIAWDQDPARYVVNALAPAEISRVVVDEANQTMEVIVADEMLSLAIGRRGQNVRLASKLTGWKIDVKSETRYGESLRDGYRSLLDVVGVSDVGADTLYQAGYGSAEALAEADPEELAALPDITPERAAELIADAQRYLQEAPLRAAASAAAPTEETGALAAVREAWNELAGQASGEDQPLVEAETALEEEAETALEEEAETALEEEAEAAPEEEPVAAPEEEPEPDQAPELERKE